A genomic segment from Lignipirellula cremea encodes:
- a CDS encoding transposase translates to MTFPIKDGANGGRRGALTLSPEDFLRRFLLHGFNRIRRYGLLANGGPQ, encoded by the coding sequence GTGACGTTCCCCATAAAGGACGGCGCTAACGGCGGTCGACGCGGCGCGCTGACGTTGTCGCCGGAAGATTTCCTGCGTCGCTTTCTGCTGCACGGTTTTAATCGCATCCGTCGCTACGGTTTGCTGGCCAACGGCGGCCCTCAGTAA
- a CDS encoding DUF2997 domain-containing protein, which produces MNKTIEIIVAPNGQTRVETQGFVGSECRDASRFIEQALGQQTDELLKAEFHQTVSNQQQIRQGE; this is translated from the coding sequence ATGAACAAGACCATCGAAATCATCGTGGCCCCCAACGGGCAGACACGCGTTGAAACCCAAGGCTTTGTCGGCTCGGAATGTCGGGACGCCAGCCGCTTTATCGAACAGGCCCTCGGTCAGCAGACCGACGAGTTGCTGAAAGCTGAGTTCCATCAAACCGTCTCGAACCAGCAACAGATTCGCCAGGGCGAGTAG
- a CDS encoding recombinase family protein → MLSPKKHRGELPEAGEVTPDLARQAQACWAEAARQQGIDLTDFDPSASLEQRLFWAKQHGLEIGCLLARHSTKLQHSTGDQVRDNCQAAAARRIYTPSEYICVDEAVSGRKQRRDGLVRLTMILERRLATVLLVFMFSRIFRTGYRGFGFIQESVVDLGLRAISVGQGIDTADEKTWRQMTYMYGIMDEMLLTTIAQHVKSGLSGLFRLGFVVGALTIGYTGKEVEGAPLTNRGKPRRVPAVDPKVAKLIRKHFRWIARGMPLAEGHRRWVRAGGPVDPRCKTGEMSYTAYRRMLSNPRYLGVWAFGRKRNRWNARLDYTQQVEQPEDEVIIVRSDELRIVSDKRFQAVQKRLEKNKTGSRGPSSGKQPQLWDLVTDCFVCAACSTPKIDYRMYQGGAHGVGMKCKRGNLCPARVIVNRKDAVLNVCQMLGDLLRHDADLIERTVARSGDVDANQNERLLDELAQARKRERVLLRKEDDLEELLGEGTEDDRAATKRKIRATRAQRSAAHMETERIAAEIEHGPKAITPEEVRTLLNDLPNLLANSTTDDENDEDDDQIYRAADVFRRLVGGRIAVIVELRPGRKKCNVRGRFTPQILCTVAEELGNSTAITGSESTPGEQTVWLREPPRLDAIALRVHELIDIESLSFRDAAKKLREEGIKVNSGNVWYSYHRWYEMQGLTAPDLPYNNGRPRKPK, encoded by the coding sequence ATGTTATCACCAAAGAAACACAGAGGCGAGCTTCCGGAGGCTGGCGAAGTGACCCCAGATCTGGCGCGGCAGGCACAGGCCTGTTGGGCCGAAGCGGCTCGGCAGCAAGGGATTGATTTAACAGACTTTGACCCATCGGCTTCCCTGGAGCAGCGACTTTTCTGGGCCAAACAGCACGGCCTGGAGATCGGGTGCCTGTTGGCTCGCCACTCGACGAAATTGCAGCATAGCACCGGTGACCAAGTGCGGGACAATTGCCAAGCCGCGGCCGCTCGTAGGATTTACACCCCCAGCGAGTACATCTGCGTGGACGAAGCCGTCAGCGGTCGCAAACAGCGACGGGACGGCTTGGTGCGGTTGACGATGATCTTAGAGCGCCGTTTGGCGACAGTGCTTTTGGTGTTCATGTTCTCCCGTATTTTTCGCACCGGGTACCGTGGCTTTGGATTCATCCAAGAGAGCGTCGTGGATCTCGGGCTGCGAGCTATCAGCGTCGGCCAAGGCATCGATACGGCCGACGAAAAAACCTGGCGCCAAATGACCTACATGTACGGGATCATGGACGAGATGCTCCTGACCACGATCGCGCAGCATGTTAAGTCCGGCTTGTCGGGGCTGTTCCGCTTGGGCTTTGTGGTTGGGGCGCTCACCATTGGCTACACCGGCAAGGAAGTCGAAGGGGCTCCGCTGACGAATCGCGGCAAGCCTCGCCGTGTTCCGGCCGTGGATCCGAAAGTCGCCAAACTCATTCGCAAACATTTCCGGTGGATCGCCCGGGGTATGCCGCTCGCAGAAGGGCATCGTCGCTGGGTGCGAGCAGGCGGGCCGGTCGATCCGCGCTGCAAGACCGGCGAGATGAGTTATACGGCTTACCGACGCATGCTTTCCAATCCGCGATACCTGGGAGTGTGGGCGTTCGGCCGCAAACGAAACCGTTGGAATGCTCGTCTTGATTACACGCAGCAAGTCGAGCAGCCGGAAGACGAAGTCATCATCGTGCGTAGCGACGAGCTGCGAATTGTGAGCGACAAACGTTTCCAGGCCGTGCAAAAACGACTGGAAAAAAACAAAACGGGGTCGCGCGGACCGTCTAGCGGCAAGCAGCCGCAACTCTGGGATCTCGTGACCGACTGCTTTGTTTGCGCTGCATGTAGCACTCCCAAGATTGACTATCGCATGTATCAGGGCGGGGCGCATGGCGTGGGCATGAAGTGCAAACGCGGCAATCTTTGCCCGGCGCGCGTCATTGTCAATCGGAAGGACGCCGTACTCAATGTTTGTCAAATGTTGGGCGACTTGCTTCGTCATGATGCGGACCTGATTGAACGCACCGTAGCTCGTTCTGGCGACGTGGACGCCAACCAGAATGAGCGACTCCTCGATGAACTTGCCCAGGCTCGCAAGCGAGAACGTGTTCTTTTAAGAAAGGAGGATGACCTTGAAGAACTGCTGGGAGAGGGCACGGAGGACGATCGCGCAGCCACCAAACGGAAGATCCGGGCGACGCGAGCCCAGCGCTCCGCCGCCCACATGGAAACCGAACGCATCGCCGCGGAGATCGAACATGGCCCCAAGGCGATCACTCCCGAAGAGGTTCGTACTCTTTTGAATGATCTTCCGAACTTGCTGGCGAACAGCACAACGGACGACGAAAACGACGAAGACGACGATCAAATCTACCGCGCCGCTGATGTTTTTCGTCGGTTGGTCGGTGGGCGGATTGCTGTCATCGTGGAGCTGCGGCCAGGGCGTAAAAAATGCAATGTCCGGGGCCGATTTACACCGCAGATCCTCTGCACTGTCGCCGAGGAATTGGGAAATTCGACCGCCATTACCGGCAGCGAATCCACGCCTGGCGAACAAACCGTTTGGCTGCGTGAACCGCCGCGACTGGACGCCATCGCCTTGCGGGTTCACGAGTTGATCGACATCGAAAGCCTCAGCTTTCGGGACGCCGCGAAGAAGCTTCGCGAAGAGGGGATCAAGGTGAATTCCGGAAACGTTTGGTATAGCTACCACCGCTGGTACGAGATGCAAGGGCTGACGGCGCCAGACTTGCCTTACAACAATGGTCGCCCTCGAAAACCGAAGTAG
- a CDS encoding AAA family ATPase, with the protein MSLSERLAEYVRACFTGIWIESHEHEDALLAIANLCRAEDWRLMVWDIAQGLRVPGAQADVNASDPLAAIRSLNSMASPEGTAILVLRNFHRFTQSAEIVQTLTQQIVAGKQNRTILVVLSPIVAIPVELEKLFVVLEHELPDREQLAEIARGIATEPGELPEGREAEALFDAAVGLTRYEAEAAFSLSLVREGRLTAATLWQQKSQMLKKSGMLQLYRGGANFSGLGGLAALKAFTKRALLQPQRNDPLRRPRGVLLLSPPGCGKSQFCKALGSEVGRPVLTLDVGSLMGSLVGQSEERTRHALRLVDAMAPCVLMIDEVEKVFAGANGSGDSGVSSRMFASFLSWLNDHESDAFVVCTANDVSKLPPEFGRSERFDGIFFLDLPGREEKDAIWSIYLDLFAIDRDQSLPADDNFTGAEIRACCRLAALLDMPLVQAAQNVVPVAVTAAESVERLRTWASGRCLSADKAGIYQASPESGKSRRRIRRDPSNN; encoded by the coding sequence ATGTCGCTTTCTGAGCGGCTGGCGGAGTACGTGCGCGCGTGCTTCACTGGCATTTGGATTGAATCCCATGAACATGAAGACGCGCTGCTCGCCATTGCCAATCTCTGCCGTGCGGAAGATTGGCGGCTGATGGTGTGGGATATTGCCCAGGGACTTCGCGTGCCTGGCGCCCAAGCAGATGTGAACGCCTCTGATCCGCTGGCGGCAATTCGGTCGCTGAACTCGATGGCATCGCCGGAGGGCACGGCGATTCTGGTGCTGCGGAATTTCCATCGCTTCACCCAGTCGGCCGAGATTGTGCAAACGCTGACCCAGCAGATCGTTGCCGGTAAACAGAATCGCACCATCCTGGTCGTGCTGTCGCCGATCGTCGCGATTCCGGTTGAACTGGAAAAACTGTTCGTCGTGCTCGAACATGAACTGCCCGATCGGGAGCAGTTGGCGGAGATCGCCCGCGGTATCGCCACGGAACCTGGCGAATTGCCGGAAGGGCGAGAGGCTGAAGCGTTGTTCGATGCGGCCGTCGGTTTGACGCGTTACGAGGCGGAAGCGGCGTTCAGCCTGTCGCTGGTCCGCGAAGGACGCCTCACGGCTGCCACCTTGTGGCAGCAGAAATCGCAGATGCTGAAGAAGAGCGGCATGCTGCAGCTCTATCGCGGCGGCGCGAACTTCAGCGGTCTCGGCGGACTTGCGGCGCTCAAGGCGTTCACCAAAAGGGCGCTCCTGCAGCCGCAGCGGAATGATCCGCTACGACGGCCACGCGGCGTTCTGCTGCTCTCGCCGCCGGGTTGCGGCAAGTCGCAGTTTTGCAAAGCGCTCGGCAGTGAAGTGGGCCGGCCGGTGCTGACGTTGGATGTCGGCAGCTTAATGGGTTCGCTCGTCGGGCAGTCGGAGGAAAGAACGCGGCATGCGCTGCGACTCGTGGACGCCATGGCGCCATGCGTCCTGATGATCGACGAGGTCGAGAAAGTTTTTGCCGGCGCCAACGGTAGCGGCGACTCGGGCGTGTCGTCGCGGATGTTTGCCTCGTTCTTGAGTTGGCTGAATGATCATGAGTCCGATGCGTTCGTCGTTTGCACTGCGAACGACGTCTCGAAACTGCCGCCGGAGTTTGGCAGGAGTGAGCGCTTTGATGGGATCTTCTTTCTCGATCTGCCCGGACGCGAAGAGAAGGACGCCATCTGGAGCATCTATCTCGACCTGTTTGCGATTGATCGCGATCAGTCGCTGCCAGCGGACGACAACTTCACCGGCGCCGAGATCCGCGCCTGCTGCCGTCTGGCGGCGTTGCTGGATATGCCGCTGGTGCAAGCCGCGCAAAACGTCGTGCCAGTTGCGGTAACCGCGGCCGAATCGGTCGAGCGGTTGCGAACCTGGGCCAGCGGCCGCTGTCTGTCGGCCGACAAGGCCGGCATCTATCAAGCGTCGCCGGAGTCGGGCAAATCACGTCGCCGCATTCGTCGCGATCCGTCGAACAACTGA
- a CDS encoding DUF1257 domain-containing protein, producing the protein MSHLVSIQTEVRDPAAIRAACDRLHLPEPVFGQTKLYSSTATGWAVRLPDWRYPIVCDVSTAQIAFDNFGGRWGEQVQLDRFFQGYAVERTKIEARKKGHSVTEQPLEDGSVKLTIQVGGAV; encoded by the coding sequence ATGTCGCACCTTGTTTCTATTCAGACTGAGGTCCGTGATCCCGCTGCCATTCGGGCGGCGTGTGATCGCCTGCATCTGCCGGAGCCAGTCTTCGGCCAGACGAAGTTGTATAGCAGCACGGCAACGGGCTGGGCCGTGAGGTTGCCGGACTGGCGGTATCCGATTGTTTGCGATGTCAGTACGGCCCAGATCGCCTTCGATAATTTTGGCGGCAGGTGGGGCGAGCAGGTCCAGCTTGATCGGTTTTTTCAGGGGTACGCCGTTGAACGGACCAAGATCGAGGCCCGCAAGAAGGGGCACTCGGTGACCGAACAGCCGTTGGAAGACGGTTCGGTGAAGCTGACCATTCAAGTTGGAGGCGCCGTATGA
- a CDS encoding DNA-binding protein — protein sequence MADELLTSRKAAQRLGIAVATLYEWLGQSDHGGFMIRGQSVTINYLQSGAKGQGRIRIEEGEIARIRELMRVRPQLHRPRKKSTSNQNFPGITARLGRPDEV from the coding sequence ATGGCCGACGAACTGCTTACATCCCGCAAAGCAGCACAGCGACTCGGTATCGCGGTCGCCACACTTTACGAGTGGCTTGGCCAGTCCGACCACGGTGGATTTATGATCCGTGGCCAATCGGTAACTATCAATTACCTCCAATCTGGGGCGAAAGGTCAAGGGAGGATTCGAATTGAAGAAGGTGAAATCGCCCGAATCCGCGAACTGATGCGAGTGCGTCCGCAGTTGCATCGCCCTCGAAAAAAGTCGACGTCGAATCAGAATTTCCCCGGAATCACGGCGCGTTTGGGACGCCCCGACGAAGTGTAA